A single genomic interval of Mucilaginibacter robiniae harbors:
- a CDS encoding NHL domain-containing protein → MKRLLLTCLICAYYVLALAQTAPKIFYTTPQTLTIGTNVTISPTNSGGTIPTVTYGSTTTFAGNSSGYSSDGTSTGAGFYNPAGIAADANGNIYVTDQGSNRIRKITPAGVVSTIAGGSYNGFADGTGTAALFNNPCGIAVDGNGNLFVADRYNNRIRKVTPAGVVSTFAGNGNSVSADGTGTAAGLYYPYGITVDANNNLFVTEQLGSKIRKITPAGVVTTIAGSGSTASINGTGTSASFYYPTGIAIDGNGNLFVADNGSNQIRKVTPAGVVTTLAGSGTYGFANGTGTAANFSSPTGISIDGTGNLYVADQWNYMIRMITPAGVVSTLAGSTTAGYINGVGGGASFYRPMGVAVLGDKLYVADYSNNLIRAVAITGYAIDQTLPQGLSFDNQTGIINGSPTVVSAAANYTITGLNAYGSSSAKISIASVIPTVAPTAIAFTPTSAPIGYTLTITGTNLLGVTAVNIGGKPATTFAAQSSTTIVATVPSGATSGNITITNSYGTATLTGFTSVAAPAISYESPQSYITGTTIIPLKPTSSGSDVPNGFYGQVSTFAGSGNVGSSNGIGAAASFNYPAGLAKDASGNIYVADQSNNYIRKITPDGLVSTFATGFNNPAGLTFDAAGNLYVAESGSHQIRKVTSTGVVSVFAGKGYQGNNNGTGTGAGFNYPSGIVADASGNLYVADASNYLIRKITPAGIVTTFAGSGTYGSVDGTGTSASFSNPSSIAIDGSGNLYVADNGTRNIRKITPDGVVSTIVKSIISSGYSNAPISLTADAAGNLYITNTTVVQKIASDGALTVIAGNITSSIVSSADGVGSAANFSYASGITIDGLGNLYVADRYAQKIKKVNIVGYTISSDLPDGLTMDNTGTITGIPVKPSVARDYVVTATNLAGNSNSNINIAITIPPVAPTISSVTPSSPASGSAIIINGNNFLGSTGVTIGAASVPFNIISPNKLSAVVNTTIAGDIKVTNSYGSANYTDFSIASSPIISYTTPQTYTVGTAINKLIPNNSGSVIPNTAYSQTTTLAGSGATGNANGAGTAATFNNVRNAVADVDGNVYVTDAGNNLIRKITPAGVVSTFAGSGSQGMFNGQGTSASFNGPQGIAIDGGGNLYVADQSNRVIRKITAAGKVTTFVGSGNYNSTDGVGTAASFAGPIGLSIDGLGNLYVTEEAFYNKIRKITPDGVVTTLAGGNTGSTNGKGTAASFYGPLGLACDASGNIYVADSYNNQIRKITPTGEVTTFAGSTTSGKVDGAGATASFNHPAGVSCDSYGNVYVADQYNNLIRKITPTGDVSTLAGSGGTKLVDGVGSEAGFSSPAGLVADGQGNLIIVDAGHNVIRKVAITGYTIKPALPKGLNFDGATGTISGTPTVSSSAITYTASGINTAGISNSDIAIEIKIPEQAPAVTAFSPVAAGTGNILTITGTNFTDATAVEIGGIAATNYYVVSPTIIKAIVAPGSTGTSVKVTNAYGNNGLTGFTFNSAPNISYKGPQTYQAGVAITPLTVTNNGSIVPEALYRQTTTFAGSTETSSSSIINQPSAVVQDASGNLYSADNYVIHKITPAGVVTVFAGSGAYGNTNGTGTSASFGSIQGMTIDKDGNIYVSDQSYNQIRKITPTGVVTTLTNNTNYGSDDGKLVNASFNYPQGMAIDDAGNLYIADGYNNKIRKISTDGIVSTFAGTGSAGAANGPANAATFNYPQSVAIDNYGNFYIADKSNHLIRKITPASIVSTLAGSGLTGKADGKGTAASFNNPTGITIDFTGNIYVADAGNHLIRKITPAGEVTTLAGTGVAALVNRTGTEASFNNPVNVLANAAGNLYVADKGNNAIRKISLTGYAVSPALPAGLALNGLGTISGTPTTISAAVNYSITASNMIGTSTAQLNIEVGVPPTAPTIACILPTKANAGTVITFTGTSFAGVTGVSIGGVSALSYTVLSPTSIIAVPAPTATSGSVSVTNAYGSATADGFTFIGPPQISYSSIPALTAGTTIKPITPTNNGTVIPANSFGKVNTVAGTGSSGSLNGLASAATFYYPFGVTTDVSGNIYVTDRNNSLIRKIDANGNVTTLAGTGSTGAVNGTGTAASFNFPNGIVSDYVGNLYVADGNNNLIRKITLAGVVTTFAGNGAATSIDGVGLAASFYNPTGITIDVAGNLYVTDSGSGKIRKITPDGTVTTVTGNGSSGLINNTGSSSFNGLSGIATDIKGNLYVADTYNNLIRKVSATGVVTVFAGSGTYSHVDGVGTSAGLAYPRGVVVDASGNLFITELNNYVRMITPDGVVSTIAGNGQEGTKDGVGNAASFYFPALLCLDQTVM, encoded by the coding sequence ATGAAGCGACTTTTACTTACCTGTTTGATTTGTGCTTACTATGTGCTGGCCTTAGCACAAACAGCTCCTAAAATTTTTTATACAACTCCGCAAACCTTAACTATTGGAACCAATGTAACGATCTCACCTACTAATTCTGGTGGTACTATCCCTACAGTTACTTATGGTAGTACTACTACCTTTGCTGGTAATAGTTCCGGATATTCTTCTGATGGAACAAGTACCGGAGCAGGATTTTATAATCCGGCAGGTATAGCTGCAGATGCAAACGGAAACATTTATGTAACTGACCAAGGGAGTAATCGTATTCGGAAAATTACGCCTGCTGGTGTAGTGAGTACTATTGCTGGTGGAAGTTATAACGGATTTGCCGATGGTACAGGTACAGCAGCCCTTTTTAATAATCCATGTGGTATTGCCGTTGATGGTAATGGTAACTTGTTTGTGGCTGACCGATATAATAACCGTATTCGTAAAGTTACACCGGCGGGTGTAGTAAGTACGTTTGCTGGTAATGGTAATTCAGTATCAGCTGATGGTACAGGTACAGCTGCGGGCTTATATTATCCTTACGGTATTACTGTTGATGCTAATAACAATCTTTTTGTAACTGAACAGTTAGGAAGCAAAATCAGGAAAATTACGCCGGCAGGCGTAGTAACAACAATTGCGGGTTCTGGTAGTACAGCCAGCATCAATGGTACCGGAACCAGTGCCAGTTTCTACTATCCTACAGGTATAGCTATTGATGGTAATGGTAATTTATTTGTAGCCGACAATGGAAGCAACCAAATTCGTAAAGTTACACCTGCAGGTGTAGTTACCACTTTAGCAGGTTCTGGAACATATGGCTTTGCCAATGGTACAGGTACAGCCGCTAACTTTTCATCTCCAACAGGCATTTCAATAGATGGAACTGGAAATTTGTATGTGGCTGATCAGTGGAATTACATGATTCGGATGATTACACCTGCTGGTGTAGTAAGTACATTAGCAGGTAGTACCACAGCAGGTTATATTAACGGAGTAGGAGGGGGCGCAAGTTTTTATCGGCCTATGGGGGTTGCTGTTTTGGGAGATAAGCTTTATGTTGCCGATTACAGCAATAACCTTATCAGGGCTGTAGCTATCACCGGGTATGCTATTGATCAAACTTTGCCTCAGGGCCTAAGCTTTGATAACCAAACCGGAATCATAAATGGATCTCCCACAGTTGTTTCTGCAGCTGCCAATTACACGATTACTGGGCTAAATGCCTATGGTAGCAGCAGTGCAAAAATTAGCATTGCTAGTGTTATTCCGACGGTAGCCCCAACTGCTATTGCATTTACGCCAACATCGGCCCCAATTGGTTATACACTTACTATCACTGGTACTAATTTGTTGGGTGTTACAGCCGTAAATATCGGTGGTAAACCAGCCACAACGTTTGCAGCCCAATCATCAACAACAATCGTTGCAACAGTGCCAAGCGGGGCAACGTCAGGCAATATTACCATTACTAATTCTTATGGTACTGCTACGTTAACCGGGTTTACTAGCGTTGCAGCTCCCGCTATCAGCTACGAAAGTCCGCAAAGTTATATCACAGGAACAACAATAATACCATTAAAGCCTACCAGTAGTGGTAGTGATGTGCCAAATGGGTTTTATGGGCAGGTATCTACTTTTGCCGGCAGTGGCAATGTAGGTTCGAGTAATGGCATTGGAGCTGCTGCTAGTTTTAATTACCCCGCAGGGCTAGCTAAAGATGCCAGTGGTAATATTTATGTGGCAGATCAAAGTAATAATTATATTCGAAAAATAACCCCTGACGGTCTAGTAAGTACTTTTGCAACAGGTTTTAATAATCCTGCTGGTTTAACCTTTGATGCAGCAGGAAATTTGTATGTTGCTGAAAGTGGTAGTCATCAAATCCGTAAGGTAACATCGACAGGTGTAGTTTCTGTCTTCGCCGGAAAAGGTTATCAAGGTAATAACAACGGAACGGGTACAGGTGCAGGTTTCAATTATCCTTCGGGTATTGTTGCTGATGCATCCGGTAACTTGTATGTGGCTGACGCAAGTAATTATTTAATACGTAAAATAACCCCAGCCGGTATAGTTACTACTTTTGCGGGTTCGGGAACCTATGGTTCAGTTGATGGTACAGGTACCAGTGCGAGTTTTTCTAATCCTTCAAGTATAGCTATTGATGGTTCTGGAAACTTGTATGTTGCTGACAATGGAACCCGTAATATTAGAAAAATAACGCCTGATGGTGTAGTGAGTACTATTGTAAAAAGCATAATCTCTTCAGGATACTCCAATGCGCCAATTAGCCTAACGGCAGATGCAGCAGGCAACTTATACATCACCAATACAACAGTAGTTCAAAAGATTGCATCAGATGGTGCATTAACCGTTATAGCAGGAAATATAACTAGTTCTATTGTTTCTTCGGCAGATGGGGTAGGTAGTGCAGCTAATTTTAGTTATGCATCGGGTATTACAATTGATGGTTTAGGTAATTTATATGTTGCTGATCGGTATGCACAAAAAATTAAAAAAGTTAATATAGTTGGCTACACAATATCGTCTGATTTACCTGATGGCTTAACAATGGATAATACAGGAACGATAACCGGCATACCTGTTAAACCATCAGTAGCTAGAGATTATGTTGTAACCGCTACCAACTTAGCGGGTAATAGTAATAGCAATATTAATATTGCTATTACTATACCACCAGTAGCACCAACAATCAGCAGTGTTACGCCTTCATCGCCGGCATCGGGTAGTGCCATCATTATAAATGGTAATAATTTTTTAGGATCAACAGGAGTAACTATAGGTGCAGCATCGGTGCCTTTTAATATTATATCGCCTAATAAGTTATCGGCTGTTGTGAATACTACTATAGCAGGAGACATTAAAGTAACTAATTCTTATGGCTCAGCAAACTATACCGACTTTAGCATTGCCTCTAGCCCTATTATCAGTTATACGACACCGCAAACTTATACAGTTGGTACAGCTATTAATAAGTTAATACCCAATAATAGTGGCAGCGTTATACCCAATACTGCTTATTCACAAACTACAACTTTAGCAGGTAGTGGGGCAACAGGAAATGCTAATGGTGCTGGAACTGCAGCAACATTTAATAATGTACGAAATGCTGTAGCTGATGTTGATGGCAATGTTTATGTAACTGATGCCGGCAATAACCTAATCCGGAAAATTACGCCTGCAGGCGTGGTTTCTACTTTTGCTGGTAGTGGCAGTCAGGGTATGTTTAATGGACAAGGTACATCGGCTAGCTTTAATGGTCCGCAAGGTATAGCTATTGATGGTGGCGGTAATTTGTATGTAGCCGATCAGTCCAATAGAGTTATTCGCAAAATTACAGCTGCGGGAAAAGTTACTACATTCGTGGGATCTGGTAATTACAATTCAACTGATGGCGTAGGAACTGCTGCCAGCTTTGCAGGTCCGATAGGATTATCTATAGATGGATTGGGGAATTTATATGTTACTGAAGAAGCTTTTTACAATAAAATTCGGAAAATTACGCCCGATGGTGTAGTTACAACGCTTGCTGGTGGAAATACAGGATCAACAAACGGTAAAGGTACTGCTGCCAGCTTTTATGGCCCACTTGGTCTTGCTTGCGATGCTTCAGGCAACATATATGTTGCTGATAGCTATAATAACCAAATACGTAAAATTACACCAACAGGTGAGGTTACCACTTTTGCCGGTAGTACAACATCAGGTAAAGTAGATGGTGCCGGTGCTACTGCTAGCTTTAATCATCCTGCTGGGGTAAGTTGTGATAGTTATGGAAACGTTTATGTGGCTGATCAATACAATAACCTAATCCGTAAAATAACACCTACTGGAGATGTTTCTACATTGGCAGGCTCGGGTGGAACCAAGCTGGTAGATGGTGTTGGCAGTGAAGCTGGCTTTAGTAGCCCAGCTGGTTTAGTAGCTGATGGGCAAGGAAATTTAATTATAGTAGATGCCGGTCATAACGTTATTCGTAAAGTAGCTATTACCGGTTACACAATTAAGCCGGCTTTACCCAAAGGGTTAAATTTTGATGGTGCTACAGGTACTATTAGCGGTACACCAACAGTTTCGTCATCAGCAATCACTTACACAGCTAGTGGAATAAATACAGCTGGCATAAGTAATAGTGATATTGCTATAGAAATAAAAATACCGGAACAGGCACCAGCTGTTACTGCATTTAGCCCTGTTGCTGCTGGTACTGGTAATATTCTGACTATAACTGGAACTAATTTTACTGATGCTACTGCTGTGGAAATTGGTGGGATTGCGGCAACTAATTACTATGTAGTTTCACCAACCATTATTAAAGCTATAGTAGCACCAGGTTCAACCGGTACTTCTGTAAAGGTAACAAATGCCTATGGTAATAATGGTTTAACGGGCTTTACCTTTAATAGTGCACCTAATATTTCCTATAAAGGGCCACAAACCTACCAAGCAGGTGTGGCTATAACACCATTAACTGTAACCAACAATGGAAGTATTGTTCCTGAGGCATTATATAGGCAAACCACTACTTTTGCCGGCAGTACAGAAACGTCATCTTCATCAATCATTAATCAGCCATCTGCTGTAGTGCAGGATGCATCAGGTAATTTGTATTCGGCAGATAATTACGTAATCCATAAAATAACGCCAGCAGGAGTTGTAACTGTCTTTGCTGGAAGTGGTGCATACGGTAATACTAATGGTACGGGTACATCTGCCAGCTTTGGTTCAATACAAGGAATGACTATAGATAAAGATGGAAATATTTATGTGTCTGATCAAAGCTATAATCAAATCAGAAAAATAACTCCTACAGGCGTAGTTACCACATTAACTAATAATACCAATTATGGATCAGATGACGGCAAACTTGTAAATGCCAGTTTCAATTATCCACAAGGAATGGCTATCGATGATGCCGGTAATTTGTATATAGCTGATGGTTATAATAACAAAATTCGTAAAATAAGTACAGATGGTATAGTATCAACCTTTGCAGGTACAGGTAGTGCCGGTGCAGCTAATGGTCCAGCTAATGCAGCTACCTTTAATTATCCGCAAAGTGTAGCTATTGATAATTACGGTAACTTCTATATAGCTGATAAGAGTAACCACTTAATTCGTAAAATTACACCAGCGAGTATTGTATCAACTTTGGCAGGATCTGGTTTAACTGGTAAAGCTGATGGCAAAGGTACAGCAGCCAGCTTTAATAATCCAACAGGTATAACTATAGATTTTACCGGCAATATTTATGTAGCTGATGCCGGCAATCACTTAATTCGAAAAATTACCCCAGCAGGTGAAGTAACAACTTTGGCTGGAACTGGTGTTGCTGCTCTGGTTAACAGAACAGGAACAGAGGCTAGCTTTAATAATCCGGTTAACGTTTTGGCTAATGCTGCAGGCAACCTGTATGTAGCTGATAAAGGCAATAATGCCATCCGCAAAATTTCATTAACAGGGTATGCAGTATCGCCTGCATTGCCAGCTGGTTTAGCTTTAAATGGTCTAGGTACCATCAGCGGCACACCAACAACTATCTCAGCTGCTGTTAACTATTCCATAACTGCGAGCAATATGATTGGCACCAGTACAGCACAGCTGAATATTGAAGTAGGTGTGCCACCTACAGCTCCAACCATAGCCTGCATATTGCCAACAAAAGCGAATGCAGGTACTGTTATCACTTTTACCGGAACAAGCTTTGCTGGTGTAACTGGTGTTAGCATAGGTGGTGTATCAGCATTGTCATATACTGTGCTGTCACCAACTAGTATAATAGCTGTTCCGGCACCAACGGCTACATCAGGTAGTGTTAGTGTAACAAATGCTTATGGAAGTGCTACAGCAGATGGGTTTACTTTTATTGGACCGCCGCAAATTAGTTATAGCAGTATTCCTGCACTTACCGCCGGTACAACAATAAAGCCAATAACACCTACCAATAATGGTACTGTTATACCTGCCAATAGCTTTGGAAAGGTAAACACTGTAGCTGGTACAGGCAGTTCAGGTTCATTAAATGGATTAGCTAGTGCAGCTACGTTCTATTATCCTTTTGGTGTGACAACAGATGTTTCGGGTAATATTTATGTAACTGATAGAAATAACAGTCTGATTAGGAAAATTGATGCTAATGGTAATGTTACTACATTGGCAGGTACTGGTAGTACAGGAGCCGTTAATGGAACAGGTACAGCCGCTAGCTTTAATTTTCCTAATGGCATAGTAAGTGATTATGTTGGCAACTTATATGTAGCTGATGGTAATAATAATTTAATACGTAAAATTACCTTAGCAGGTGTAGTTACCACTTTTGCTGGTAATGGAGCCGCAACATCAATAGATGGAGTAGGTCTAGCAGCAAGCTTCTATAACCCAACAGGTATTACAATAGATGTGGCAGGTAATTTATACGTTACTGATTCAGGTTCTGGAAAAATTCGTAAAATAACTCCAGATGGTACTGTTACTACTGTAACTGGTAATGGTAGTTCAGGGTTAATTAATAATACAGGTAGTAGTAGCTTTAACGGTCTGAGTGGTATTGCCACAGATATCAAAGGCAACCTTTATGTTGCTGATACTTATAACAACTTAATACGTAAAGTTAGTGCAACTGGCGTAGTTACTGTTTTTGCTGGTAGTGGAACCTATAGTCATGTAGATGGCGTCGGTACGTCAGCCGGTTTAGCCTATCCAAGAGGTGTAGTTGTTGACGCTTCTGGTAATCTTTTTATAACTGAGTTGAATAATTATGTAAGGATGATTACTCCCGATGGTGTGGTAAGTACCATTGCTGGTAACGGTCAAGAAGGAACAAAAGATGGTGTTGGTAATGCTGCCTCGTTTTACTTTCCTGCATTATTATGTTTGGATCAGACTGTAATGTGA
- a CDS encoding glycoside hydrolase family 31 protein, with protein MYKRFYIALLLLLAVEITGQAKVVETKDNQVFTFSTGSEKVKLEFCSDVMFRVRVSRNGNFELDEHLMQEQYNWPIVAVKANNQKGTTTLTTAKLQVKVTQAPFKINVFTLTGQLISADKAGYLRKGDTVGCSKQLLADEHFFGFGERMDFIDQRNKLLKLNVGRGKSKNNQLGAYDINQANYCPVPFFMSTKGYGIFLHNSFATEWDMGNSSDNTYSFKAVDGELDYYFIYGPDFPAVLKSYLSVTGKSPLIPRFAFGLHMGTYSGGTWGHEEQTSDRYVIALARRMREMGIPVDLLFLDSTWRLFGKTGGKGATSFEWRETFKNPKGMFDSLYAMHYKMVGLHIRGRFDNARNLNLLEQAQAKGFTYPEGNHPGEFVNFFDQKAVDWWWSNGVMRVGEVGAKFLKTDEGSAFGALANESEKVGPTGKTVEKLHNVFPIAYAKAPFLKFQQFNGFRGLNQTREGYAGIQRYPYIFAGDWPSEWQYFAPVIKAGINIGLSGVGYWGHCMGGFEHQADPELYIRWVQFGMFSPIAMVFGMDHPGYKEPWNYGDSALVNFKMYDRLRYQLVPYIYSAAFKQYQTGVPLMRALVMDYQHNPNVYDIGDQYLFGDNLMICPVTVKGAQTRIIYLPEGNWYNYWTGEQYTGKQYIHILTPLLQLPVFVKAGSIIPMQPEMNYMNEKPVDVITLDIFPGPSGNFKLYEDDGLSLNYQQGNYAITNITQLSNSKQVFTLRVSKPVGAFVPEKHQYIAKIHWTGKLPTIIAENGESLNKLSSQNLAGSAGWYYDEDMHVLYVRTKYTNQQDIVIQCTM; from the coding sequence ATGTATAAAAGATTTTATATCGCCCTGCTACTGTTATTGGCTGTTGAAATTACCGGACAAGCCAAAGTAGTAGAAACGAAAGATAACCAGGTATTCACTTTCAGTACAGGTTCGGAAAAGGTAAAGCTTGAGTTTTGTTCAGATGTGATGTTCAGGGTACGGGTGAGCCGTAATGGCAATTTTGAGCTGGATGAACACCTAATGCAGGAACAATACAATTGGCCTATAGTAGCTGTTAAAGCGAATAATCAAAAGGGTACTACTACGCTCACTACAGCTAAGCTACAAGTAAAAGTTACGCAGGCGCCTTTTAAAATCAATGTTTTCACTCTAACCGGGCAGCTCATATCGGCAGATAAAGCCGGGTACCTGCGCAAAGGCGATACCGTAGGTTGCAGTAAGCAGCTATTAGCTGACGAACATTTTTTTGGATTTGGTGAACGTATGGATTTCATCGACCAGCGTAATAAATTGCTGAAATTAAATGTAGGTCGGGGTAAAAGTAAAAACAACCAGTTAGGGGCGTACGATATAAACCAGGCTAATTACTGTCCGGTACCCTTTTTTATGAGTACCAAAGGATATGGTATATTTCTGCACAATTCATTTGCAACCGAGTGGGATATGGGCAATAGCAGTGATAATACCTACAGCTTTAAAGCGGTTGATGGGGAACTGGACTACTATTTTATTTATGGTCCTGATTTTCCTGCTGTGCTGAAAAGTTATTTATCAGTAACTGGAAAATCCCCGTTAATACCACGTTTTGCTTTTGGTTTACATATGGGTACCTACAGTGGCGGCACCTGGGGGCATGAAGAGCAAACTTCCGACCGGTATGTGATTGCATTAGCTCGCAGGATGCGAGAAATGGGCATTCCGGTTGATCTGCTTTTTTTGGATTCAACCTGGCGGCTATTTGGCAAAACCGGTGGTAAAGGCGCTACCTCGTTCGAGTGGCGAGAAACCTTTAAAAACCCTAAAGGTATGTTTGATAGCTTGTATGCCATGCATTACAAAATGGTAGGTTTGCACATTAGGGGGCGCTTTGATAATGCAAGAAATCTGAACTTGCTGGAGCAAGCTCAGGCTAAAGGTTTTACTTATCCTGAAGGTAACCATCCTGGCGAGTTTGTTAATTTTTTTGATCAAAAAGCGGTTGATTGGTGGTGGAGTAATGGCGTAATGCGGGTAGGAGAAGTAGGTGCCAAGTTTTTGAAAACTGATGAGGGCAGTGCTTTTGGTGCATTAGCCAACGAGAGTGAGAAGGTTGGGCCCACTGGTAAAACCGTGGAAAAGCTACATAATGTATTCCCTATAGCTTACGCGAAAGCTCCATTTCTAAAATTTCAACAGTTTAACGGTTTTCGCGGACTAAATCAAACCCGGGAGGGCTATGCCGGCATACAACGGTACCCTTACATATTCGCCGGCGACTGGCCCAGTGAATGGCAATACTTTGCCCCGGTTATTAAAGCTGGCATTAACATTGGCTTATCGGGCGTAGGTTATTGGGGGCATTGCATGGGCGGCTTTGAACATCAGGCCGATCCGGAGCTGTATATCCGCTGGGTGCAATTTGGTATGTTCAGCCCCATAGCTATGGTTTTCGGTATGGATCATCCTGGCTATAAAGAGCCCTGGAACTATGGCGATAGTGCATTGGTAAACTTTAAAATGTACGATAGATTACGTTACCAGTTGGTGCCATACATTTATAGTGCTGCCTTTAAGCAATATCAAACTGGTGTGCCTTTAATGCGCGCCTTGGTAATGGATTATCAGCATAACCCCAATGTTTATGATATTGGCGATCAATATTTATTTGGCGATAACCTAATGATATGCCCGGTTACGGTAAAAGGGGCGCAAACCCGTATCATTTACCTGCCCGAAGGTAATTGGTATAACTATTGGACTGGCGAGCAGTACACCGGCAAACAGTATATTCATATTCTAACCCCTTTGCTGCAACTGCCCGTTTTTGTTAAAGCAGGTAGTATTATCCCGATGCAGCCCGAAATGAACTACATGAATGAAAAGCCTGTTGATGTAATTACGTTGGATATATTTCCTGGCCCATCAGGCAATTTTAAGTTGTATGAAGATGATGGCTTAAGCTTGAACTACCAGCAAGGTAACTATGCAATAACTAACATAACACAGTTGTCGAACAGCAAACAAGTCTTTACACTTCGTGTTTCGAAACCTGTAGGAGCATTTGTTCCAGAAAAGCATCAGTATATAGCTAAAATACATTGGACGGGTAAGCTGCCCACAATTATAGCTGAGAATGGAGAGAGTCTCAACAAACTATCTTCCCAAAACTTAGCTGGCAGTGCCGGTTGGTATTACGATGAAGATATGCATGTGCTGTATGTTAGAACTAAATACACTAACCAGCAGGATATAGTAATACAGTGTACTATGTAA
- a CDS encoding glycoside hydrolase family 88/105 protein: protein MKKLVTRTLVGLLLLAVAISTNAQQKLPSKAKVLKAMEQANEYFMKKWPDPGMPVTVKGVTRTSNLWTRAVYYEGLMALYKVDKQQQFYDYAVYWGTKHQWNPRDKVETRNADNQCCGQTYIDLYLLDKQPERIKGIKQSIDNMVNSDKKDDWNWIDALQMAMPVYAQLGEVYHDNRYYEKMYDIYSYSKNSHGSNGLYNTTEHLWWRDKDFVPPYKEPNGQSCYWSRGNGWVVAAMVRVLEIMPKDAPHREEYLKTYKEMVDALIPLQRNDGYWNVSLKDSTHFGGKELSGTALFTYGIAWGINHHVLNKKTYLPVVTQAWNAMVKDCLHPDGMLGYVQGTGKEPKDGQPVSYDNVPDFEDYGLGCFLLAGSEIYSLSK from the coding sequence ATGAAGAAACTTGTTACCCGTACTCTCGTAGGTTTACTGTTGTTGGCTGTTGCTATATCTACTAATGCACAGCAAAAGTTGCCATCTAAAGCTAAAGTACTAAAAGCTATGGAGCAGGCCAATGAATACTTTATGAAAAAGTGGCCTGATCCAGGTATGCCCGTAACGGTTAAAGGCGTTACCCGCACTAGCAACTTATGGACGCGAGCTGTATATTATGAAGGGTTGATGGCTTTGTACAAAGTTGACAAGCAACAACAATTTTATGATTATGCGGTATATTGGGGAACTAAGCATCAATGGAACCCCCGCGATAAAGTAGAAACCCGGAATGCTGATAACCAGTGCTGCGGCCAAACGTACATTGATTTATACTTGCTTGATAAGCAGCCCGAGCGTATTAAAGGCATTAAGCAGAGTATTGACAATATGGTGAACAGCGATAAAAAGGATGATTGGAACTGGATTGATGCCCTGCAAATGGCCATGCCAGTTTATGCACAATTAGGCGAGGTGTATCATGATAATCGTTATTATGAAAAAATGTACGACATCTATAGCTATTCTAAAAACAGTCATGGTAGTAATGGTTTGTACAACACGACTGAACATTTATGGTGGCGCGATAAGGACTTTGTTCCACCTTACAAGGAGCCTAACGGACAAAGCTGTTACTGGTCGAGAGGGAATGGCTGGGTAGTAGCTGCAATGGTGCGCGTGCTGGAAATTATGCCTAAAGATGCACCACACCGTGAGGAATACCTGAAAACATATAAGGAGATGGTTGATGCGCTCATCCCGTTACAACGTAATGATGGATACTGGAATGTAAGCCTGAAAGATTCAACACATTTTGGCGGTAAAGAATTATCAGGTACGGCTCTGTTTACTTATGGCATAGCTTGGGGTATTAATCATCATGTGCTGAATAAAAAGACGTATCTACCGGTAGTTACCCAAGCTTGGAATGCTATGGTGAAAGATTGTTTGCACCCGGATGGTATGCTGGGCTATGTGCAGGGAACCGGCAAAGAACCTAAAGATGGGCAACCTGTAAGTTATGATAATGTTCCTGATTTTGAAGATTATGGCTTAGGGTGCTTTTTACTGGCCGGTAGCGAAATTTATTCATTAAGTAAATAA